The genomic DNA CGCGGCGGCGCGTGGACGGGCTGGCGGACGGCCTGGACGTGGACCGGGAGCGGCTGCGCGGCTGGACGCTGTTCCGGGCGGTCGAGGCGGGGGTCCGCGCGCTGGCGGCCGGGCGGGGCCGCGAGGCGGAGCCCCTGCTGGAGTTCGCGGGCTGGCTGTGACCGGCCGGGCCCGGGGCGGCCGGGGACCCGCACCCGGGCGGCCGGGGACCCGTACCGCGGGCGCGTGACCACGGGAGCACTGTCCGACCCGCCCATATGGGTGCACTATGGGGCATAACCCTTCCACCGCTCCCGGTTCGACTCGACGGCAGGGGGTCGTCATGGGCGAGGAACTGCTGACCGCGGCCGTGCTGGCGGGCTCGGCCGCCCTCGCGTACGCCGGAGCCGCCCTCCGGGTCGTCAAGCAGTACGAGCAGGGCGTGGTCCTGCGGTTCGGACGGCTGCACAACCGGGTGCGGGGGCCGGGACTCACCCTGATCGTCCCGCTGGCCGACCGCATGCGGAAGGTGAGCATGCAGATCGTGACGATGCCCGTGCCCGCTCAGGACGGCATCACCCGCGACAACGTCACCGTCCGGGTCGACGCGGTGATCTACTTCAGGGTCGTCGACCCCGTCGAGGCCGTGATCCGCGTCGAGGACTACCGGTTCGCCGTCTCGCAGATCGCGCAGACGTCGCTGCGCTCGATCATCGGCAAGAGCGACCTGGACGACCTGCTCTCCAACCGGGAGAAGCTCAACGAGGGGCTGGAGCTGATGATCGACAATCCGGCCGTCGAGTGGGGCGTCACCATCGACCGGGTGGAGATCAAGGACGTGTCGCTGCCCGAGACCATGAAGCGCTCCATGGCCCGGCAGGCCGAGGCGGACCGCGAGCGCAGGGCCCGGCTGATCAACGCGGACGCGGAGCTGCAGGCGTCCAGGAAGCTGTCGGAGGCCGCGCGGGAGATGTCCGACACGCCCTCGGCGCTCCAGCTGCGGCTGCTCCAGACGGTGATGGCGGTCGCCGCCGAGAGGAACTCGACGCTCGTCCTGCCGATCCCGGTGGAGCTGCTGCGCTTCCTCGAGCGGTCCGCCGAGGCCGCGGAGCGGCGGCCCGGGCGCCGCGGGGAACCGGAGGGGCCCGGGACGCGCTCCGGGCGCCCCGGGCTCGCCGCCGCCCCGGGCGACCCCGTCGCGGCCGCGCCCTGGGACCCGCCGCGCCCGGAGTCCGCGCCGCCCGTGCCCGCACCGGCGCCGGCCGCCCCCGGGGGACGACGGCGCCGGTACGGCGGGATGCCTCTGAGGAACGCCGCCGGGGACCGCCCGGCGGCTACTCGGCGGTGAGGCGGGCCACCGCCTCGTCGACGGTCAGTTCCTCGCGCTCGCCCGTGCGGCGGTCCTTCAGCTCCACCACGCCCTCCCCCGAGCGGCGGCCGGCGACGAGGATCCGCGGCACGCCGATCAGCTCGGCGTCGGTGAACTTCACGCCCGGCGACACGCCCGCCCGGTCGTCGACGAGGACGCGCAGACCGGCCTCGCGGAGCTTCTCGGAGACGTCCAGGGCCAGCTCCGTCTGGAGCGCCTTGCCCGCGGCGACGACGTGGACGTCGGCCGGGGCGATCTCGCGCGGCCAGCACAGGCCCTTGTCGTCGGCGGTCTGCTCGGCCAGGGCCGCGACCGCGCGGGAGACGCCGACGCCGTACGAGCCCATGGTGACGCGGACCGGCTTGCCGTTCTGGCCGAGCACGTCCAGCTGGAAGGCGTCGGTGTACTTGCGGCCGAGCTGGAAGATGTGGCCGATCTCGATGGCGCGGTCCAGCTTCAGGCCGGTGCCGCACTGCGGGCAGGGGTCGCCCTCCTCGACCACGACGACGTCGAGGTAGTCGTCGACCTGGAAGTCGCGGCCGCAGACGACGTTCCCGGCGTGCTTGTCCTGCTTGTTGGCGCCGGTGATCCAGGCGGTGCCGGGCGCGACGCGGGGGTCGGCGATGTAGCGCACCTTCTCCAGGCCCTGCGGGCCGACGTAGCCGCGCACCAGGTCGGGGCGGCCGGTGAAGTCCTCGGCGGTGACCATCTCGACGACGGCGGGCGCGAGGTGGTCCTCCAGCTTGCCGAGGTCGACCTCGCGGTCGCCGGGGACGCCCACGGCGACGATCTCGCCGTCGACCTTGACCAGGAGGTTCTTCAGGGTCGCGGAGGCGGGGACGCCGAGGTGCTCGGCGAGCGTCTCGATGGTCGGCGTGTCCGGGGTGTCCAGCTCCTCCACCGGGCCGTGCGCGGAGCCGTCGGCGGCCTCGCCGGCCGGGAAGGTGACGGCCTCGGTGTTGGCCGCGTAGTCGCAGGACGGGCAGTACACGAAGGTGTCCTCGCCGGCCGCGGCGGGGGGCCAGGAACTCCTCGGAGGCCGAACCGCCCATGGCGCCGGAGACCGCGGAGACGATCTTGTGGCGGAGGCCGAGGCGCTCGAAGATCCTGACGTACGCCTCGCGGTGCAGGCGGTACGACTCGGCGAGGCCCTCGTCGGTGGTGTCGAACGAGTACGAGTCCTTCATCTGGAACTCGCGGCCGCGCAGGATGCCCGAACGGGGGCGGGCCTCGTCGCGGTACTTGGTCTGGATCTGGTAGAGGATCACCGGCAGGTCCTTGTAGGACGCGCACTGGTCCTTGACGAGCTGGGTGAAGATCTCCTCGTGGGTGGGGCCGAGCAGGTAGTCGGCGCCCCTGCGGTCCTGGAGGCGGAAGAGCTCGGCGCCGTACTCGTCCCAGCGGCCGGTCGCCTCGTACGGCTCCTTCGGCAGCAGGGCGGGCAGGAGGACCTCCTGGGCGCCGATGGCGTCCATCTCCTCGCGCACGACGCGGGAGACGTTCTCCAGGACCTTCTTGCCCAGGGGCAGCCAGGACCAGATGCCGGCGGCGTTGCGGCGGACGTAGCCGGCGCGGACGAGCAGCTTGTGGCTGAGCGTCTCGGCGTCCGCCGGGTCGTCGCGCAGTGTCTTGACCATCAACCGGGACATGCGCTGGACCTGGGCCATGGGGATCTCTCCTGCGGTGAAAAGTGTGATGGGCAGGAGGTTAGCCGGGCGGCCCCGGCCTGCGGAAATCAGTTGCCGCGCGGGTCGCGCCGCCCGGGCCGCCCCGGGGTGCCCGGCCCGCCGCCGGCCCGCCGCCCGCGCAGGGGCAGGGGGGGCGCCCATCACCGCGTACGGGCGGGTGGCGCTCGGGAAGTGGACCCGGCGGGCGAGGTCCTCGTAGCCGAGGGAGCGGTAGAGCCTGCGGGCGGGGCTCTCCGTGTCGATCGCCGAGAGGATCGAGCGGGGCTCCCGCGCCGTGCCGGTGATGGTGGTGATCAGCTCCGTGCCGATGCCGCGGGCCTGGTGGGCGGGGTGGACGTGGAGCTCGGTGATGACGAACGAGTCGTCCAGCCAGTCCTCGTTGCCCTCGCGGACCAGGTAGGGCTGGACGACCGTCGACCACCAGTGGGCGCGGTCGTTGGGCATGCCGTACACGAAGCCGACGAGGCGCCCGTCGGGGGTGGTCGCGCCGTACGCGCGGGCGCCCCGGCAGGCCATGTGGCGGACCACGATGTGGCGGCGCACCGCGACCTCGGCCCCGCTCAGCCCGAAGGCGAGGGCCTGCACGGCCAGCGCGTCGTCCACCCGTGCCGTCAGGTCGAGCGGTCCGACCACCGCGGCGTCATCCATAGCCGAACCCTACGTCGCGTCCGCGCCCTCAGAACAGCACGCTCATGAACGCGCCCACCTCGCGGAAGCCGACCCTGCGGTACGCGGCCCGGGCGGGCTTGTTGTAGTCGTTGACGTACAGGCTGGCCACCGGCGCCACGTCCGCGAGGGCGTACCGCAGGACGGCGGCCATGCCGGTCTCCGACAGGCCCCGGCCCCGGTACTCGGGGGCGACCCAGACCCCCTGGATCTGGCACGCCCTGGGCGTGGCCGCGCCGATCTCCGCCTTGAAGACGACCCGGCCGTCCTCCACGCGCGCGAAGGACCGGCCGGAGGAGACCAGTTCGGCGACGCGCGCCTGGTACAGCAGCCCGCCGTCGCCCGCCGTCGGGGAGACGCCGACCTCCTCGGTGAACATCGCCACGCACGCCGGCATGATCAGGTCCATCTCGTCCTTGCGGACGCGGCGGACCAGCGGGTCCGGCTCCACGTCGGCGGCGGGCCGCTCGGCGACCATCAGCGGCTGGTGGGGCCGTACGTCGCGGGCGGGGCCCCAGCCGGGTTCGAGGAGGCGCCACAGCTCGGCGGTCGGCTCGGCGGGGCCGACGATGGAGGAGCAGCGGCGGCCGGTGCGGCGGGCGCGGTCGGCGAAGGCGCGGACCGCTTCGGGGGTGGCGCAGACGGGGACGAGGTTGGCGCCCGCGTAGCACAGGGAGCGCAGCCGCCCCCCGGAGTACCAGCCCCACATCTCGCCGCCGAGGCGCCACGGGTCGAGGCCGGCGGCCCGGACGCGGGCGGTGACGAACGTGTTGGCGACGGGCTCGCTGTCGAGGACTGCGAGCGCGGCGCCGAGGTCCCCGGGCTCGAGGACCCGGGTGGTGGTGTGCGTCAACACGGGGGCCTCACCAGTGGGTCTGTCGGTTCCCGCACTGTACCCGGCGGCACCGCGACCGTGCGGGGCGCTCTCCCCGGGGGCCGCTCCGCCCCCGGGGCCGCCCGGCGTCCTTCCGGCGGCCGGCCGTGTCCGCCGCCCCGCGTCCGCGTGGCCCCGTGCCGGCCCCGCCTCCGCGAGCCGGGGCCGGGGCCGGGGCGCCGGCGGGGCGGGAGGGTCAGCCGACGGAGACCTCGGGCCCCCGGAGGGCACACCGTCCTTCTCCATCTGCTCGGCGATCTTCAACGCCTCCTCGATCAGCGTCTCGACGATCTTCGACTCGGGCACCGTCTTGATGACCTCGCCCTTCACGAAGATCTGTCCCTTGCCGTTGCCCGAGGCCACGCCCAGGTCCGCCTCGCGGGCCTCGCCGGGGCCGTTGACGACGCAGCCCATGACGGCGACGCGCAGCGGGACCTCCATGCCCTCGAGCCCCGCGGTCACCTCGTCGGCGAGCTTGTACACGTCGACCTGGGCGCGGCCGCACGACGGGCACGAGACGATCTCCAGCCGGCGCTGGCGCAGGTTCAGCGCCTCCAGGATCTGGATGCCGACCTTCACCTCCTCCGCCGGCGGGGCCGACAGGGAGACGCGGATGGTGTCGCCGATGCCCTCCGACAGCAGCGCGCCGAAGGCCACCGCCGACTTGATCGTGCCCTGGAAGGCCGGTCCCGCCTCGGTGACCCCGAGGTGGAGGGGGTAGTCGCACTGCTCGGCCAGTTGCCGGTAGGCGTTGACCATCACGACCGGGTCGTTGTGCTTCACCGAGATCTTGATGTCGTGGAAGCCGTGCTCCTCGAAGAGGGACGCCTCCCACAGGGCGGACTCGACCAGCGCCTCCGGGGTGGCCTTGCCGTACTTCTGCAGCAGCCGCCGGTCCAGGGAACCGGCGTTCACCCCGATGCGGATCGGGGTGCCGTGGTCCTTCGCCGCCCGGGCGATCTCCTTGACCTTGTCGTCGAACTGCTTGATGTTGCCCGGGTTCACCCGGACCGCCGCGCAGCCGGCCTCGATGGCGGCGAACACGTACTTCGGCTGGAAGTGGATGTCCGCGATGACCGGGATCTGCGACTTCCTCGCGATCACGGGGAGCGCGTCAGCGTCGTCCTGCGTGGGGCAGGCCACGCGGACGATCTGGCAGCCGGACGCGGTCAGTTCGGCGATCTGCTGGAGCGTCGCGCCGACGTCGGACGTACGGGTCGTGGTCATGGACTGCACCGACACGGGCGCGTCACCGCCCACGGCGACGGGACCGACCTGGATCTGCCGACTCTTCCGGCGCTCGGCCAGCTTGGTCGGAACGGACGGCATGCCGAGAGAAATCGCGGTCATCTGCTGTGCAACCCCAAGGTGTGATCGAGGTCCCGGTATCGGCGGGCTCCGGGCTCCGAGATTACAGGTGGGCCACGCCCGGCGGCACACCACGGCGGGGCGTGCCGCTCCCGGGCGGCGACCGGAGGCT from Streptomyces sp. MRC013 includes the following:
- a CDS encoding slipin family protein — protein: MGEELLTAAVLAGSAALAYAGAALRVVKQYEQGVVLRFGRLHNRVRGPGLTLIVPLADRMRKVSMQIVTMPVPAQDGITRDNVTVRVDAVIYFRVVDPVEAVIRVEDYRFAVSQIAQTSLRSIIGKSDLDDLLSNREKLNEGLELMIDNPAVEWGVTIDRVEIKDVSLPETMKRSMARQAEADRERRARLINADAELQASRKLSEAAREMSDTPSALQLRLLQTVMAVAAERNSTLVLPIPVELLRFLERSAEAAERRPGRRGEPEGPGTRSGRPGLAAAPGDPVAAAPWDPPRPESAPPVPAPAPAAPGGRRRRYGGMPLRNAAGDRPAATRR